GGGAGCCCTCCAGGATCGGCGCCACGTCCTCGATGGCGCAGTCGCCGCCGTACTGGTCCGTGCCCAGCCACAGGTCGAGGACCTCCAGCGCGGGGAGGTCGCTCGTGGCGATGCCGCGCACGGCCTGGGCGGGCATGCCGCCGCTCTCCACGGCGAGGGTCCGCAGCCGCCGGTGCGTGACGGCGGGGAAGGCGAGCCTGGTGCCGCCCCGCACGCCGAACGCCTCCAGCTCGGGGAAGCCGTCGAGGAGCGGGGTGACGTCGCCCTGGGTGATCCAGGAGATCTCGCACTCCTCGGACTCCATGTCGCCGAGGAACAGGGCGCGCAGGGAGGTGAGCCGGGCCCTGGAGTCGAGGATCGTCCGGATGATCTCCTCGGGGCCTTGCTCGTACGCGTCCTCCCAGGCGCCGACGACCAGCGCGCGCACCTTGCCGAGGTCCACGGCGGCGGCGAACCGGGCGAACGCCTCGGGCCAGGACTCCTCGGCGTCGTACGTGTCCGACGAGACGCGCCAGGCCACGGCGTCCGCGTCGGGCAAAGGCGTCCGGCCCTTGTCGTCAGGTCCCG
This genomic window from Streptomyces thermolilacinus SPC6 contains:
- a CDS encoding STM4015 family protein, with the protein product MVGDDNTWFGLQVHDFPGPDDKGRTPLPDADAVAWRVSSDTYDAEESWPEAFARFAAAVDLGKVRALVVGAWEDAYEQGPEEIIRTILDSRARLTSLRALFLGDMESEECEISWITQGDVTPLLDGFPELEAFGVRGGTRLAFPAVTHRRLRTLAVESGGMPAQAVRGIATSDLPALEVLDLWLGTDQYGGDCAIEDVAPILEGSRLPGLRHLGLRNSDIEDAIATAVASAPVVARLDVLDLSMGVLTDEGATALLGGQPLTHLKKLDLHHNYISEPMQRRLRDTLEPAGVVLDLDRGHAEEDEWDGRTWRFVAVGE